Genomic DNA from Nitrospira sp.:
CCGGATTTTTTAAACTCTTCTGACTTTTCTTTCATGCCGATCTGAATGGCCTGCTGTTCTTCCAGTTCCTTCTTGGCTGCGTAGTCACGGACATCCTGCGTGATTTTCATCGAGCAGAAATGCGGCCCGCACATGCTGCAGAAATGGGCGACCTTCGCCGCATTGTCCGGCAGGGTGGCATCGTGGTACGCGCGGGCGGTCTCCGGGTCGAGGGCGAGGTTGAACTGATCTTCCCAGCGAAATTCAAACCGCGCTTTCGACATGGCATTGTCGCGAACTTGCGCGCCGGGGTGTCCTTTCGCCAGGTCCGCCGCATGCGCGGCGATTTTGTAGGTCACCACGCCGACCTTCACGTCTTCCTTTGTCGGCAAGCCCAGATGTTCCTTCGGTGTCACGTAGCAGAGCATGGCGCAGCCGTACCAGCCGATCATGGCGGCGCCGATACCGGAGGTGATGTGGTCATATCCTGGCGCGATATCGGTGGTTAGCGGCCCCAGAGTATAGAAGGGCGCTTCCTGACATTCCTTCAGCTGCTTCTCCATGTTCTCTTGAATCATATGCATCGGCACATGGCCGGGCCCTTCGATCATCACCTGCACATCGTGGTTCCAGGCGATCTTGGTCAGTTCGCCGAGGGTTTCCAATTCGGCGAATTGTGCCTCGTCGTTGGCGTCGGCGATCGAGCCTGGTCGCAGGCCGTCGCCGAGGCTGAAGGCCACGTCATAGGCTTTCATGATTTCGCAGATCTCTTCGAAGTGCGTATAGGCGAAGTTCTCTTGATGGTGGGCGAGGCACCATTTGGCATGGATGGAGCCGCCGCGCGACACGATGCCGGTCATGCGTTTCGCCGTCATCGGCACATAGCGAAGCAGCACGCCTGCATGGATGGTGAAATAGTCCACCCCTTGCTCGGCCTGTTCGATCAGGGTATCGCGGAAAATCTCCCAGGTCAGGTCTTCGGCCTTCCCATTGACCTTCTCGAGTGCCTGGTAAATCGGTACTGTACCGATCGGCACAGGCGAATTGCGAATGATCCATTCCCGCGTCTCGTGGATGTTTTTGCCGGTGGAGAGGTCCATCACGGTGTCGGCGCCCCAGCGGATCGACCAGATCATCTTTTCGACTTCTTCTTCGATGGAGGAGGCGACGGCGGAATTGCCGATGTTGCTGTTGATCTTCACGAGGAAGTTCCGACCGATGATCATGGGCTCGGATTCCGGATGATTGATGTTATTGGGAATAATGGCGCGGCCGCGGGCGACTTCATCGCGCACGAACTCGGGGGTGATGATGTTTGGGATTCGAGCGCCCCAGGCCTGACCGGGATGTTGTGAGACGCCCCCACCATGCCCATTGCTCGACGCCATCAGGTCTTTGGCGCGTGCCCGGGATTGATTCTCCCGGATGGCGAT
This window encodes:
- the thiC gene encoding phosphomethylpyrimidine synthase ThiC, whose amino-acid sequence is MTTTPFAASRKVHVEGSQRGVRVPMREISLSPTHSTNGNGGQPNQPITVYDTSGPYTDPNVTIDVRAGLQPLRRAWIEARQDTEELPQVTSQYGRQRAADPKLADLRFTHIRKPLRAKAGRNVSQMHYAKKGLITPEMEFIAIRENQSRARAKDLMASSNGHGGGVSQHPGQAWGARIPNIITPEFVRDEVARGRAIIPNNINHPESEPMIIGRNFLVKINSNIGNSAVASSIEEEVEKMIWSIRWGADTVMDLSTGKNIHETREWIIRNSPVPIGTVPIYQALEKVNGKAEDLTWEIFRDTLIEQAEQGVDYFTIHAGVLLRYVPMTAKRMTGIVSRGGSIHAKWCLAHHQENFAYTHFEEICEIMKAYDVAFSLGDGLRPGSIADANDEAQFAELETLGELTKIAWNHDVQVMIEGPGHVPMHMIQENMEKQLKECQEAPFYTLGPLTTDIAPGYDHITSGIGAAMIGWYGCAMLCYVTPKEHLGLPTKEDVKVGVVTYKIAAHAADLAKGHPGAQVRDNAMSKARFEFRWEDQFNLALDPETARAYHDATLPDNAAKVAHFCSMCGPHFCSMKITQDVRDYAAKKELEEQQAIQIGMKEKSEEFKKSGSEIYL